Genomic window (Peromyscus maniculatus bairdii isolate BWxNUB_F1_BW_parent chromosome 10, HU_Pman_BW_mat_3.1, whole genome shotgun sequence):
ACAAAGGCTGGATCAAGGGAGCAGTTCCATTTAGAAGACATttgtgtacctttaatcccagcacttgggagggaggcagggagatctctgagttcaaggtcagcctggactacagagtgagttccagacagccagagctacacagagaaaaccaaaaaccaaaaccaaaccaaaaccaaccaaccaacccactccccaccctcccccaaaaGACATCTTACGTCTTATAAAGGCAATGAGTCATTACAGCATTTCTAGTGTAAGGACCGTAATTCAGGTCTCCCAAGTGGGGCAGTAGGCAAGTGCATTGAGGTCTGTCAGGAGGATTTTGCTAAGAGGCACAGGGATGGACTAAGGGGACCATGGAGATGCACAATAGTTGATGAAATTGAGATTGCTTTTGGGGTGTGAAGCATCTGAAGGGAAGAGATGCGGACATCATGGGTAGAGGGTTTGAAGACAGGCGGGGCTGAGAAGCAGTGTTGGAAAGCCATCAAGTACAGAAGCCAAGTCACAGAAGAAGCCAAACAGAAGAGGCCTGAGAAGAAGACCCCTATACAAATACCTACTATCATCTGTTCTCACCTGACGCCTCAGCAGCCAGGgcatgggactcctgagtgtccTGGGGGGGACTGGAAAGGCTAGCCCTGGAAGCATCTGcctcctctggagagcagccaggCTGCAGTGGCACCTCGGCTTGGTAGCATGGAGCCTGTTCCTCTTCCCGGGTTGTCCCCAGACTCCAGTGGAGTCGGGGGACGTCCAAGCCCAGCATCCCACCCCAGGAGCTGTGGCTGTGTATCCCTTGACAGTCTTGAGGCAAGCCCGTGTCACAGTCTACATCCTCTGGAATAATGGGGATGCGCTGGCTCAGGTCCCGGGCCCCTGCATAGCAGCTGGGTGGGGGTTCCTCGGTGAGTGTGTACTGCACACTCACTGAATAGTCTTCAGTGTAGCAGCCATTACCCCTGCCAGCACTGTGGGCCACCTGCTTCTCTTCATAGAAGCAGCAGGGCAGGCCCTCATATTTCACCCCATCTGTCCTGGGAAAATGGTCCGAGTGAAGGCCACACAGGCCCTGGGAGGcccctggctgtgggtctccactTGTAGGGTTGCAGTCCTCCAGGAGCCGGGGACCCAGGAATAAGGCGCTGCCACCAGCAGCTGCTCCTGCTCCAGGGCTCagggaagagggctggggatcGAAGCAGCAAGCACATGACGGTCCCTCTGGGCCCCCTTTCCATGTCCTCCTGAGGTCCAGGGCGGCCCCAGGAGAAACCTCGAGCCCCACTTCTGAGGTAGAGCTGTTGGGCCCTCTGGGTTCCAGTGAGGAGTTGCTGCTGTAGTTCATCTCCAGGCTGCAGGTGGACAGCTGGTCCCctgagggagaggcagggccTAGCCATGGCTCACCCCGCCCAGCACCTTGACTGTGTGCTGCTGGGAGCTCCTCTGGTGGTGGGGAGCCCTCAAGGTGTACAGTGGGCCCCCGGCTTCGGTAGATGAAGGGGTCATAGTCACTGCTGAGGGAGCTGCGGAAGGTGGAACAGCTCCCATACACACCTTGGTTGCTAACTTCTGTGCAGTCCACCACCGAGTCGCTGGAAGAGCAGCGGCACTGGCCGgagctgttgctgctgctatcACTGCCAGGACAGTCTGCCAGATAGCCACTGCACACAGAACGGTGCCCGTGGTAGCAGCTGAAGCTGGAAGTGCTGCCGCTCTCCACGTGGGTGGGAGGGGCCATGTGCACCACAGTGGGAAAGAGAAGGCTGCTGCCACCACTTGGTGGAAAGGCACGGGATGGGCCCCTGGGTGCAAGGCTGGGTATCGGCTGGCCCTCCTGCTCTGGGTAGCTGAGACCCTGGAAGTAGTAGTGTTGGTACATGGTCTCATACTGGGAGAAGCAAGCTGCCTTGGAGAAGCTGCGGCCACTGAACTTGGGCCTACGGAAGGGATGGGCTGGTGAGTAGGCCCGGTGTTCCAGGCTGCAGCGGTGAGGGGCCAGAGTGTGGTCCAAGTGCAGGGGTGGGTAGCCACGGATGTAGGTGGAGGTCTGTGGAGAATAGAGGTTCTGCTCCCCATGCCGATCCATGGTCAGCAGTGTGACAGGATTGCCATGGGCGTCCATACTTGTCCTGGTAGGGTAGGCTGGGATGGCATTGGTCCTATGCACACGGCCTGGGTAATGTACCGGCAGGGTCACTCTTGGCTGTCGACCACGTGTAAGGTTGCCGGTCTCCACACAAACAGCACCCGGATTTCCCTTTTGCTCTGGAAAAGGTGGAGGAAACAAAATAATGGGCAGAGGCTGAAGCATCAAGGGAAGCTGTGTGCCAGGGAGACTCTGCTTGACCCTGCCACAGTGTAAGCTGAGCCAAGTTCAGCTGAGCTGGCAGAGGCTGACCTGTCTCTTTCCATCTCCCCAAAGTCTACTGagagcaaaacaaacacaacaatcAAAGGGTCTCCCACCCTGCTCTGTAATGATGACGTGGGAGCTGCAACAAACAGTGCTACTGCATATTCATCACCCCTGTGTCTCTGGAAACAATCCTGTAGCCTAGAACTGGGCAGTCAACACTACTGTCACCTGTTAAAGAGACAGGAGGCTTTAGGCCTAGGGAGGCCAGGTCAGGATGGCAGCCGGGGTTTGTTGTTCTCTACTTCCCTTAGACATGTACTCTggcctggcctccaacttgctatgtagctaaagatgaccttgaacacctgcctctacttcccaagtgctgggtatcCC
Coding sequences:
- the Znrf3 gene encoding E3 ubiquitin-protein ligase ZNRF3 — translated: MRPRSGGRPGAPGRRRRRLRRGPRGRRLPPPPPLPLLLGLLLAAAGPGAARAKETAFVEVVLFESSPSGDYTTHTTGLTGRFSRAGAMLSAEGEIVQMHPLGLCNNNDEEDLYEYGWVGVVKLEQPELDPKPCLTVLGKAKRAVQRGATAVIFDVSENPEAIDQLNQGSEDPLKRPVVYVKGADAIKLMNIVNKQKVARARIQHLPPRQPTEYFDMGIFLAFFVVVSLVCLILLVKIKLKQRRSQNSMNRLAVQALEKMETRKFNSKSKGRREGSCGALDTLSSGSTSDCAICLEKYIDGEELRVIPCTHRFHRKCVDPWLLQHHTCPHCRHNIIEQKGNPGAVCVETGNLTRGRQPRVTLPVHYPGRVHRTNAIPAYPTRTSMDAHGNPVTLLTMDRHGEQNLYSPQTSTYIRGYPPLHLDHTLAPHRCSLEHRAYSPAHPFRRPKFSGRSFSKAACFSQYETMYQHYYFQGLSYPEQEGQPIPSLAPRGPSRAFPPSGGSSLLFPTVVHMAPPTHVESGSTSSFSCYHGHRSVCSGYLADCPGSDSSSNSSGQCRCSSSDSVVDCTEVSNQGVYGSCSTFRSSLSSDYDPFIYRSRGPTVHLEGSPPPEELPAAHSQGAGRGEPWLGPASPSGDQLSTCSLEMNYSSNSSLEPRGPNSSTSEVGLEVSPGAALDLRRTWKGGPEGPSCACCFDPQPSSLSPGAGAAAGGSALFLGPRLLEDCNPTSGDPQPGASQGLCGLHSDHFPRTDGVKYEGLPCCFYEEKQVAHSAGRGNGCYTEDYSVSVQYTLTEEPPPSCYAGARDLSQRIPIIPEDVDCDTGLPQDCQGIHSHSSWGGMLGLDVPRLHWSLGTTREEEQAPCYQAEVPLQPGCSPEEADASRASLSSPPQDTQESHALAAEASGPGSGPGIGTGA